From a single Elgaria multicarinata webbii isolate HBS135686 ecotype San Diego chromosome 18, rElgMul1.1.pri, whole genome shotgun sequence genomic region:
- the LOC134410777 gene encoding trans-1,2-dihydrobenzene-1,2-diol dehydrogenase-like: MRHPGVDKTVSIILNYSGKRQAVLTCTMTARMPNRASINGTKGMIEIPSPFWCPTELVINGQKGEFPLPPPTQKLHFTNSSGLRYEAEHVRQCLLKGLKESPILTHADSELVNSILDEARRQVGVLYPQDKA; the protein is encoded by the coding sequence ATGAGGCACCCAGGGGTGGACAAAACGGTTTCGATCATCCTGAACTATTCAGGTAAACGCCAGGCTGTCCTCACCTGCACCATGACAGCCCGGATGCCCAATCGAGCAAGTATTAACGGCACCAAGGGCATGATTGAGATTCCGTCCCCCTTCTGGTGCCCGACAGAACTGGTGATCAATGGGCAGAAGGGAGAGTTCCCCCTGCCTCCGCCAACTCAGAAATTGCACTTCACCAACAGCTCCGGCTTGCGATATGAAGCAGAACATGTCCGACAATGTCTCCTGAAAGGCTTGAAGGAAAGCCCTATCCTGACTCATGCAGACAGCGAGCTGGTCAATTCCATCTTAGATGAAGCTCGCCGGCAGGTGGGAGTGTTGTACCCTCAGGACAAAGCATGA